A genomic window from Montipora capricornis isolate CH-2021 chromosome 8, ASM3666992v2, whole genome shotgun sequence includes:
- the LOC138058958 gene encoding BTB/POZ domain-containing protein KCTD5-like: MAVSSNNWVKLNVGGTSFLTTKQTLCRHPNSFLHRLCAEDPDLPSDKDENGAYMIDRDPRYFGPVLNYLRHGKLIIDKDLLEEGVLEEAEFYNIDPLVRLIKERIQSREARLKHPFQSKKHVYRVLQCHEDELTQMVSTMSDGWRFEQLISVGSNYNYGSEDQAEFLCVVSRDVSDAQEQGATGHEQSNKAKTLRQRGLRM, encoded by the exons ATGGCTGTCTCAAGTAACAACTGGGTCAAACTAAATGTCGGTGGAACGTCCTTTTTAACGACAAAACAGACACTTTGTAGGCATCCGAATTCTTTCTTGCATAGACTTTGCGCAGAGGATCCCGATTTACCTTCAGATAAG GACGAAAATGGAGCCTACATGATTGACCGCGACCCTCGCTATTTTGGACCTGTTTTGAACTATTTAAGGCATGGAAAACTTATAATCGACAAAGACCTTCTAGAAGAAG GTGTTTTAGAGGAGGCAGAATTTTATAATATCGATCCCCTTGTTAGACTAATAAAAGAAAGAATACAGTCACGAGAAGCTCGCCTGAAACATCCA TTCCAATCAAAGAAACACGTGTACAGAGTACTGCAGTGTCATGAAGATGAACTTACGCAGATGGTTTCTACGATGTCAGATGGATGGAGATTTGAACAA TTGATAAGTGTTGGAAGTAATTACAACTATGGCAGTGAAGATCAAGCAGAATTTTTATGCGTAGTGTCAAGAGATGTGTCTGATGCGCAAGAGCAAGGTGCAACTGGTCACGAACAGAGCAACAAGGCAAAG aCTTTAAGACAGCGAGGATTAAGAATGTAG